The Longimicrobiales bacterium genome includes a window with the following:
- the recO gene encoding DNA repair protein RecO, producing the protein MAPVGTRGVLLRGHDYGDTSRILRFYTLNYGLLSVMARGVRGRSGKGSTTISTFATGDLTAYVKTGRDLHTMKDFSCTELREGIGQDVLRFAGASAAAELVLAHADQEPHPELFHAIEDSLDSLGCADREHAPMAALSALWRITVGFGFAPQLDACVLCGRGLESDEVARFDFGAGGVRCSDCADEAAGPRVGPIARGQVGALIAGDLTVEIQHARRHLGLVSDFVAYHVVSKPLKSLHFLGGLLPHDQEVPE; encoded by the coding sequence GTGGCACCTGTCGGTACCCGTGGAGTCCTACTGCGGGGCCACGACTACGGGGACACGAGTCGCATTCTCCGCTTCTACACGTTGAACTACGGCCTCCTGAGTGTCATGGCGCGGGGCGTCCGCGGGCGAAGCGGGAAGGGCTCTACGACCATCTCCACCTTCGCCACCGGAGACCTAACGGCCTACGTGAAAACCGGTCGTGATCTGCATACGATGAAGGACTTTTCGTGCACAGAGCTTCGGGAAGGCATCGGTCAGGACGTGTTGCGCTTTGCGGGGGCCTCAGCCGCCGCGGAGTTGGTGTTGGCCCACGCGGATCAGGAACCTCATCCGGAGCTTTTCCATGCGATTGAGGACAGCTTGGACTCCCTCGGCTGCGCCGACCGGGAGCACGCGCCCATGGCAGCGCTGTCAGCCCTTTGGCGCATCACCGTAGGGTTCGGATTCGCCCCGCAGCTCGACGCCTGCGTGCTCTGCGGGCGAGGCCTGGAATCTGATGAGGTGGCGCGCTTCGATTTTGGGGCCGGCGGGGTGCGCTGTTCTGATTGCGCCGATGAAGCAGCCGGGCCGCGCGTCGGCCCGATCGCACGAGGGCAGGTGGGAGCCCTCATCGCGGGCGACCTCACTGTGGAGATCCAACATGCTCGCCGACACCTGGGCCTCGTGTCCGACTTCGTCGCTTATCACGTGGTGTCGAAACCCTTGAAATCTCTACACTTCCTGGGCGGCCTGCTGCCCCACGATCAGGAAGTACCGGAATGA
- the selB gene encoding selenocysteine-specific translation elongation factor — MKHLILGTAGHIDHGKTALVAALTGTDTDRLKEEKERGITIELGFAELELPEVHFGVVDVPGHEAFVRAMVAGAAGMDVVLMVVAADESVMPQTREHLAIIELLDVPELVVAITKLDTVDAEWLELVQADIADLLEGTRYEGAHAVPNSAASGEGLAELKDVLGDVATRVETSASADLVRIPLDRVFTIQGTGTVVTGTVWTGSLAKGDRVRILPADLQARVRGLQVHGKEVQDARAGDRAAVALTGDGSDRDVVARGATMVSSPAWDATWMLTVHVGLLPDTTWNLEHNQRVRVHVGTAEVMARVALLEPDSIIAGGRGWVQLRLEEPVVARARDRVVLRAYSPVTTFGGGVVAEPLPPKRNRLTDVEREHLFRIAGGAAVDCIGSLLEMSGWHGIRRDLLPVLSGLPPEVAAAVLGQMSEGELLASTRRLFSATILKAGRTGILEAVSSAHAADPIKPAIPLALARSAVPRWANEEVADALIDRLCDEGTLERVEGGVRDPEHNAELSADQSAAVTQLEAFFSAEGLTAPLVDEYPDELLARSDLWSLLKHMEADGRVSPVADRYYVSAQVLSDAISRIQASLSGRHGLGPADFREVLDVSRRHLIPLLNHFDGLGVTLRGEDGREVP, encoded by the coding sequence ATGAAGCACCTGATTCTCGGCACAGCCGGGCACATCGATCATGGAAAGACGGCACTTGTTGCTGCCTTGACCGGAACTGACACGGACCGCCTTAAGGAAGAGAAAGAACGGGGCATCACCATCGAACTGGGCTTCGCGGAGCTCGAGCTGCCCGAAGTGCACTTCGGAGTAGTCGATGTTCCAGGCCACGAGGCGTTCGTCCGAGCGATGGTGGCGGGCGCCGCCGGAATGGATGTCGTCCTCATGGTCGTGGCCGCCGACGAGAGCGTAATGCCCCAGACGAGGGAGCACCTCGCCATCATCGAGCTTCTCGATGTGCCGGAACTGGTCGTGGCGATCACGAAGCTCGATACCGTTGACGCTGAATGGCTCGAACTCGTTCAGGCGGATATCGCTGACCTACTGGAGGGCACCCGGTATGAGGGAGCGCACGCCGTTCCGAACTCCGCTGCGTCCGGAGAGGGCCTGGCCGAGCTGAAGGACGTCTTGGGCGACGTAGCCACTCGGGTTGAAACGTCTGCATCGGCGGACCTCGTCCGGATCCCATTGGATCGGGTGTTCACCATCCAAGGCACTGGCACGGTGGTTACTGGCACCGTGTGGACCGGTTCACTCGCGAAGGGTGACCGTGTGCGGATCTTGCCTGCAGACCTCCAAGCAAGGGTCCGCGGGCTGCAAGTTCACGGAAAAGAGGTGCAGGATGCGCGCGCGGGTGATCGGGCCGCCGTAGCGTTGACAGGTGACGGCTCAGATCGCGACGTCGTTGCACGAGGGGCAACGATGGTCTCATCTCCCGCATGGGACGCCACATGGATGCTGACCGTTCATGTAGGTCTGCTGCCCGACACGACGTGGAATCTTGAGCACAACCAGCGGGTCCGAGTCCACGTCGGGACAGCCGAGGTCATGGCCAGAGTCGCACTACTCGAACCGGACTCCATCATCGCCGGGGGGCGGGGGTGGGTTCAACTTCGTCTCGAGGAGCCCGTCGTTGCGCGGGCCAGAGATCGTGTCGTGCTCAGGGCCTATTCGCCGGTCACGACGTTCGGAGGGGGTGTCGTGGCGGAGCCACTTCCTCCCAAACGCAACCGACTCACTGACGTCGAGCGTGAGCATCTATTCCGGATCGCGGGTGGGGCCGCCGTAGATTGCATCGGCTCTCTTCTGGAAATGTCTGGCTGGCACGGGATCCGACGAGACTTGCTGCCAGTTCTCAGCGGGCTGCCGCCAGAAGTGGCGGCAGCGGTGCTGGGTCAAATGTCGGAAGGAGAGCTACTCGCTTCGACGCGTAGGTTGTTTTCGGCGACGATTTTGAAGGCGGGCCGCACCGGTATTCTCGAAGCGGTGTCATCCGCCCACGCCGCAGACCCGATAAAACCAGCGATTCCGCTCGCGTTGGCCAGGTCAGCTGTCCCGAGATGGGCCAATGAGGAGGTCGCTGACGCTCTGATCGACCGACTGTGCGACGAAGGCACCCTTGAGCGAGTCGAGGGCGGAGTTAGGGACCCGGAGCACAACGCGGAGCTTTCTGCAGACCAGAGCGCCGCTGTGACTCAGTTAGAGGCCTTCTTCTCCGCGGAAGGCCTCACTGCACCCCTCGTTGACGAGTATCCAGATGAACTCTTGGCGCGATCCGATCTCTGGTCGCTCCTAAAGCACATGGAAGCGGATGGGCGTGTTTCTCCCGTCGCGGACCGATACTACGTGTCGGCACAGGTACTCTCCGATGCAATTTCTCGAATCCAGGCGTCCCTGAGCGGCCGGCACGGCCTCGGACCAGCCGACTTCCGTGAGGTCCTGGATGTATCACGACGACACCTTATTCCCTTGCTCAATCACTTCGATGGGCTGGGGGTTACGTTGCGGGGAGAAGACGGGCGAGAGGTGCCATAA
- a CDS encoding PTS sugar transporter subunit IIA: MRLKELFTVDAVKLDLEAGSKDELLRELVALVGLDEKSEGILFKTLKRRENLGSTGIGKGIAIPHCRSLVVSRLRLAYGRKPAGMGFNAIDSAPVHNFFLIAAPPLEVSNQYLPVLGKIAQFAKDADVLAMLKELEKPEDFLALLDEKAP; encoded by the coding sequence ATGAGGTTGAAAGAGCTGTTCACAGTCGATGCGGTCAAGCTCGACTTGGAGGCCGGATCCAAGGACGAGTTGCTCCGCGAATTGGTGGCACTCGTGGGGCTCGACGAAAAGTCCGAGGGCATCCTCTTCAAGACGCTCAAGCGTCGTGAGAATCTCGGCTCCACGGGAATTGGCAAAGGGATTGCGATTCCCCACTGCCGGTCGCTCGTCGTAAGTCGCCTCCGCCTGGCCTATGGCAGGAAGCCTGCGGGCATGGGTTTTAACGCCATCGACAGCGCTCCGGTGCACAACTTTTTCCTGATCGCCGCGCCGCCGTTGGAAGTCTCCAATCAGTATTTGCCGGTATTAGGCAAGATCGCACAGTTCGCGAAGGACGCTGATGTGCTGGCGATGCTGAAGGAACTCGAGAAGCCTGAGGACTTCTTGGCCCTGCTCGACGAAAAGGCGCCCTAG
- the dusB gene encoding tRNA dihydrouridine synthase DusB, with amino-acid sequence MSAHLLSMLSGDHTPLYLAPQAGVSESPFRRLCRRYGADVVVSEFVSAAGIVMNSQRARDYLRFDEEERPIGIQIFGADPGMMGDAAAYVAETYGPDFIDINFGCPVKKVVKRNGGSGCLRDLDLVQTLIRAVDDATDLTTTVKIRSGFDQKSRDPVAIGLRCQDAGAKAICLHPRTRADMYSGEAQWSEIRDLVEALDIPVIGNGDITSGEDARRMRDETGCAAIMIARGSHGDPWMFAQARAALDGDPILPDPSVEERFQICLEHARNAIAFESNPERAIIDFRKHLGWYTKGLPSGRLLRIELFQSETLDDVERLLEGYLDEHRAGATA; translated from the coding sequence ATGTCTGCGCACCTCCTCTCCATGCTCTCGGGCGACCACACGCCCTTGTACCTCGCGCCCCAAGCTGGCGTAAGCGAGTCGCCCTTTCGACGACTGTGCCGGCGGTATGGTGCCGACGTCGTGGTGAGCGAGTTCGTGAGTGCGGCTGGTATCGTCATGAATTCGCAGCGGGCACGGGACTACCTCCGCTTCGACGAAGAAGAGCGACCCATTGGGATCCAGATCTTTGGTGCCGATCCTGGGATGATGGGCGATGCGGCGGCGTACGTGGCCGAGACATACGGACCGGACTTCATCGACATCAACTTCGGATGCCCGGTTAAGAAGGTCGTGAAGCGTAATGGCGGCTCAGGCTGCCTCAGAGATCTCGACTTAGTCCAGACCCTCATTCGCGCAGTGGACGACGCCACAGATCTCACCACCACGGTGAAGATCCGGAGCGGCTTCGATCAGAAGAGCCGAGACCCGGTCGCGATCGGCCTCCGCTGCCAGGACGCCGGCGCCAAGGCTATATGTCTCCATCCCCGCACCCGAGCCGACATGTATTCGGGAGAGGCACAGTGGTCAGAGATCCGCGACCTCGTCGAGGCCCTCGACATCCCTGTCATCGGAAACGGAGATATCACCTCGGGCGAAGATGCGCGGCGAATGAGGGACGAGACCGGGTGCGCCGCCATCATGATCGCGCGGGGCTCACATGGGGACCCGTGGATGTTCGCACAGGCACGAGCTGCCCTAGACGGCGATCCCATACTGCCGGACCCGAGCGTGGAGGAACGCTTCCAGATCTGCCTCGAGCACGCCCGCAATGCGATCGCATTCGAGTCCAATCCGGAACGCGCGATTATCGATTTCCGGAAGCACTTGGGATGGTATACGAAGGGGCTGCCCAGCGGGCGTCTGCTACGGATCGAACTGTTCCAGTCCGAGACTCTGGACGACGTGGAACGGCTCCTGGAAGGGTACCTCGACGAGCACAGGGCCGGGGCGACGGCCTGA
- the lspA gene encoding signal peptidase II, producing the protein MRSKFALLGMTFPLIMVLDIWTKRWALDALSIRSSELFGGLVPLTLAYNKGAAFGLSVGEDSRWFFVPVTFIALVLLGVLFKEAAKNDYLRIMSIALVVSGAVGNLYDRVRWDMGVVDFLGPVDLGFWLFPIFNIADMAITCGAVLLAISFWFEEQAERQMEAATVDPAEPTTEEATP; encoded by the coding sequence GTGCGCTCAAAATTCGCCCTGTTAGGAATGACCTTCCCGCTCATCATGGTCCTCGACATCTGGACCAAACGATGGGCGCTTGACGCTCTGTCGATCCGGAGCAGTGAACTCTTCGGCGGACTCGTGCCACTTACGCTCGCCTACAATAAAGGTGCTGCGTTCGGGCTTAGCGTGGGCGAGGACTCCCGCTGGTTCTTCGTGCCGGTGACGTTCATCGCGCTGGTGCTACTCGGAGTACTCTTCAAGGAGGCAGCGAAGAACGACTACCTGCGCATCATGTCGATCGCACTCGTGGTGTCCGGCGCGGTCGGGAATCTCTACGACCGCGTTCGCTGGGACATGGGGGTCGTGGACTTCCTCGGGCCGGTAGATCTGGGATTTTGGCTCTTCCCGATCTTCAACATTGCGGACATGGCGATCACATGCGGTGCTGTGCTCCTCGCGATCTCCTTCTGGTTCGAGGAGCAGGCTGAGCGGCAAATGGAAGCAGCGACGGTCGACCCTGCAGAGCCGACGACGGAAGAAGCGACACCGTAG
- a CDS encoding hemolysin family protein: MMTLAWILAATLAISFLCSVLEATFLSITHSHVGLLRESGHWAGAWYEKAQKKVEEPIAAILTLNTLANTMGAAVGGAVAGSLFGSTAVAIFSALLTFSVLIFAEILPKTLGATYWKQLSIPSAYVLRFMVLTMRPVIVPLGWIGRVIARSSVPPTVSRSEIEVLADIGRREGALDEDEWNVVSRVIRLDEVSIGSVMTPRTDMTAVPITATVSEAKRVMLDTGHLRIPVFDGTIDNIVGVVVARDLWRADQDGVDILADVMRSAPFSPSSKPVEDLISEMRAQRIKMAIVVDEFGGTAGLVTLEDLIEEIIGEIQDEHEEDEPVDFLEQAGGRVQVWGGVSLRDSAARLKLEPNDEEEEGYDTVGGFVLGRLNRIPVVGDQVDVASGSLRVTRMTGRRVDYLLFVPGTADLND, encoded by the coding sequence ATGATGACCCTCGCTTGGATTCTCGCGGCCACGCTCGCGATCTCGTTTCTGTGCTCCGTTCTCGAAGCGACGTTTCTCTCGATCACCCACTCCCACGTTGGCCTCCTCCGTGAGAGTGGTCACTGGGCTGGCGCCTGGTACGAGAAGGCCCAGAAGAAGGTGGAGGAGCCGATCGCTGCGATCCTCACACTGAACACACTCGCCAACACGATGGGTGCAGCGGTGGGGGGAGCCGTCGCGGGAAGCCTCTTTGGAAGCACCGCAGTGGCGATCTTCTCAGCGCTGCTGACGTTCTCAGTGCTCATCTTCGCAGAGATCCTGCCGAAGACGCTTGGTGCGACCTATTGGAAGCAACTGTCCATCCCTTCGGCGTACGTGCTTCGTTTCATGGTCTTGACCATGAGGCCGGTCATTGTGCCCCTCGGCTGGATTGGTCGCGTGATCGCTCGCAGTAGCGTACCCCCGACGGTGAGCCGTTCGGAGATTGAAGTATTGGCCGATATCGGGCGGCGCGAAGGAGCGCTGGACGAGGACGAGTGGAACGTCGTGAGCAGGGTGATCCGCCTTGATGAAGTCTCCATCGGTTCGGTCATGACACCCCGGACCGACATGACCGCGGTCCCTATCACAGCCACGGTGTCTGAAGCCAAGAGAGTCATGTTGGATACTGGACATCTGCGGATACCTGTATTCGACGGAACGATCGACAACATTGTCGGTGTCGTAGTCGCGAGAGATCTGTGGCGAGCGGATCAAGATGGAGTCGACATCCTCGCGGACGTGATGCGCTCTGCCCCGTTCTCTCCCTCCTCGAAGCCTGTCGAAGACCTGATCTCTGAGATGCGTGCGCAACGTATCAAGATGGCGATCGTGGTCGACGAGTTCGGGGGGACGGCAGGGCTGGTCACCCTCGAGGACCTGATCGAGGAGATCATCGGTGAGATTCAGGACGAACACGAGGAAGACGAGCCGGTGGATTTCCTGGAGCAGGCCGGTGGCCGTGTGCAGGTCTGGGGTGGCGTCTCATTGAGAGACTCCGCCGCTCGCCTGAAGCTCGAGCCGAACGATGAAGAGGAAGAGGGCTACGACACGGTAGGAGGGTTCGTACTCGGTCGACTCAATCGCATCCCTGTCGTGGGCGATCAGGTGGACGTCGCTTCCGGAAGCTTGCGGGTGACCCGGATGACGGGCCGCCGAGTCGACTATCTGCTGTTCGTTCCGGGAACTGCTGACCTGAACGACTAG
- a CDS encoding cysteine hydrolase family protein, whose product MNATARVGWVVDAQVDFLDPEGRLYVKDLSDDTDRGSVQIMTALERALAWMTADCDIVVYTGDWHALDDDEIDPDSPDPAAGTYPPHCMGRSGDPDEQEGAAIMPSIRPANPIVLPHDVGAEEARIVARTAVSEHLPVFVHKTRFDVFKGNSGTDAFLKGLSMALGMSLEFFVVGVARDVCVTQAIDGMQARDYHVTALSDAMWGLGLEPETATLGRWAEKGRVTTVNQVAG is encoded by the coding sequence ATGAACGCAACTGCTCGAGTGGGATGGGTCGTAGACGCCCAGGTGGACTTTCTAGATCCCGAAGGCCGCCTGTACGTGAAGGACCTCTCGGACGACACCGACCGCGGGTCCGTACAGATCATGACGGCACTGGAACGTGCATTGGCGTGGATGACCGCGGACTGTGACATAGTCGTGTATACCGGCGACTGGCACGCGCTCGACGACGACGAGATCGACCCGGACTCTCCTGACCCTGCGGCGGGAACGTATCCTCCGCACTGTATGGGACGGTCAGGCGATCCGGACGAACAGGAAGGCGCGGCCATCATGCCGAGCATTCGACCCGCCAACCCGATCGTGCTCCCGCATGATGTAGGGGCGGAGGAGGCCCGCATAGTGGCTCGAACGGCGGTCTCTGAGCATCTCCCAGTATTCGTTCACAAGACACGTTTTGATGTATTCAAAGGGAATTCCGGGACGGACGCCTTCCTGAAGGGCCTCTCCATGGCTCTCGGAATGTCTCTCGAGTTCTTCGTCGTAGGTGTCGCACGTGACGTGTGTGTGACTCAGGCCATCGACGGCATGCAGGCTCGCGACTATCACGTGACGGCATTGTCGGACGCAATGTGGGGACTTGGACTGGAGCCCGAGACGGCCACGCTAGGGCGCTGGGCCGAAAAGGGACGCGTCACCACGGTGAATCAAGTGGCCGGCTGA
- a CDS encoding Ig-like domain-containing protein, which produces MRRISSLVAVMALAAAPVAAQDAALEVGLRVASITSDPAEIVIEAGAPASVSILALDANGQVVDATLRIRGRGVTYSNGTLTGAEGGEYQLIVSVVLPSSASQAPVSASIPVIVTWPAVTKIDVMPENDMTLYPGTSVGYSAEAFLANGALRPGAPISWSTSNSAVATVDPWGSVTAHSSGSVAIVATFEGMDGEYQIDVPTLDASRLEIRGGVDQVRQGDVVSLEAVATGGASEVTDVPVTWSVFFEPDDTINAPGASGLVTEGKFVGEVPGQYTVLATAGDMVARTKIDVRSRGAVQDIELMGRGTVSDQRSSDLWMFEGMNGRDYGLTGTWGADGWAFFWDVTDVGNIMKIDSIQVDARTVNDVKVAPNGRYAALSREGTSTRKDGPVLIDMSDPDNPVIASYIDDEHITGGVHNMFALDNYLFALSNGDKYVIFDVTDLANPKFVSEYNHPDSRVHDVWVHNGFAYSSEWGTGVVVVDVGNGQYGGSIENPVFVNAVPYPVGRTHAAFPYYSETADKFYLFLGDEIMGRGDQAWRGTGLNRVPTGPTGSPVAFSGYIHIIDFTDPMDPKDVARYEVSEFGTHNSWVEDDVLYQAYYDGGVRMVDVSGELMGNLYNQGREIAVFKPFTVEGFTPNTSVVWGAQPFKGNVFFTDLTSGLWSVKLKPTQRPIS; this is translated from the coding sequence ATGAGACGTATCAGTTCACTCGTGGCCGTGATGGCGTTGGCTGCAGCGCCGGTTGCGGCTCAGGATGCGGCTCTCGAAGTCGGTCTCCGCGTAGCCAGTATTACCAGCGATCCCGCTGAGATTGTGATCGAGGCCGGTGCGCCCGCCTCGGTCTCAATTTTAGCCCTGGATGCCAACGGCCAAGTCGTAGACGCGACACTGCGGATACGTGGTCGGGGGGTTACCTACTCGAATGGCACATTGACTGGAGCGGAGGGCGGTGAGTACCAACTCATCGTATCGGTAGTGCTCCCGTCGAGTGCGTCACAGGCTCCGGTGTCTGCGTCGATACCTGTGATCGTCACGTGGCCGGCGGTTACCAAGATTGACGTCATGCCTGAGAATGACATGACGCTCTACCCCGGAACCTCTGTCGGATATTCGGCCGAAGCGTTCTTGGCGAACGGTGCCCTCCGTCCGGGTGCACCGATTTCTTGGTCGACGTCGAACTCAGCTGTAGCGACTGTCGACCCATGGGGCTCCGTCACCGCCCACTCGAGCGGCTCGGTCGCGATCGTGGCGACGTTCGAGGGAATGGACGGCGAATACCAAATCGACGTTCCCACGCTCGATGCTTCCCGCTTGGAGATCCGTGGTGGCGTTGATCAGGTTCGGCAGGGAGATGTCGTATCGCTCGAGGCGGTGGCCACTGGTGGAGCGTCTGAGGTCACGGACGTTCCGGTCACATGGTCCGTCTTTTTCGAGCCGGACGACACCATCAACGCGCCGGGAGCCTCAGGCCTGGTGACCGAAGGCAAGTTCGTTGGTGAAGTGCCCGGTCAGTACACCGTGCTCGCTACCGCGGGAGATATGGTCGCTCGTACGAAGATCGACGTCCGCTCGCGTGGCGCTGTTCAGGACATCGAGCTCATGGGCCGCGGAACCGTCTCAGATCAGCGTAGCTCTGACCTGTGGATGTTCGAGGGGATGAACGGACGCGATTATGGCCTCACGGGCACCTGGGGCGCGGACGGCTGGGCGTTCTTCTGGGACGTGACCGACGTCGGCAACATCATGAAGATCGACTCGATCCAGGTTGATGCGCGTACCGTGAACGATGTGAAAGTCGCTCCGAACGGGCGCTACGCTGCGCTTTCCCGTGAGGGTACGTCGACGCGTAAGGATGGGCCGGTACTCATCGATATGTCGGACCCGGACAACCCGGTGATCGCCTCTTACATCGACGACGAGCACATCACGGGTGGCGTCCACAACATGTTTGCGCTGGATAACTATTTGTTCGCCCTCTCGAACGGCGACAAGTACGTCATCTTCGATGTCACCGATTTGGCGAATCCCAAGTTCGTCAGCGAATACAACCATCCAGACAGCCGCGTCCACGACGTGTGGGTGCATAACGGCTTCGCCTACTCCTCCGAGTGGGGCACGGGTGTTGTCGTCGTGGACGTTGGCAACGGGCAGTACGGCGGTTCGATCGAGAACCCTGTCTTCGTCAACGCAGTGCCCTACCCCGTAGGTCGGACGCACGCTGCCTTCCCGTATTATTCGGAGACGGCGGACAAGTTCTACTTGTTCCTCGGTGATGAGATCATGGGCCGAGGCGACCAGGCGTGGCGTGGCACGGGACTCAACCGTGTGCCCACGGGCCCGACGGGTTCGCCCGTCGCGTTCAGTGGATATATCCACATCATCGACTTCACTGACCCCATGGACCCGAAAGACGTCGCGCGCTACGAGGTGTCGGAGTTCGGGACGCACAACAGTTGGGTTGAAGACGACGTGCTCTACCAGGCTTACTACGACGGTGGCGTGCGGATGGTGGACGTTTCCGGAGAACTCATGGGTAACCTCTACAATCAGGGTCGTGAGATTGCCGTGTTCAAGCCCTTCACAGTGGAGGGCTTTACGCCGAATACCAGCGTGGTGTGGGGTGCCCAGCCGTTCAAGGGCAACGTCTTCTTCACCGACCTGACCTCAGGGCTGTGGTCTGTAAAGCTGAAGCCGACGCAGCGCCCGATCAGCTGA
- a CDS encoding YncE family protein, translating into MNLRNMFATSCAVLIVACGGSYGGAGSANDAPSPGQTAGPDVVYYAYVGAESADLIHRIRLGPEGVSVDQTTPVGEMAVETEGPHGLNVSPDGQYLYMTTAHGVPDGKLWKYEAGVDTLVAAPILLGNFPATLDLTPDGLYAFIVNFNLHGEMVPSTISVVYTPDLVEVDQIATCVMPHGLRIAPDGLFAYSNCMMDDQMVEIDTRTFEVSRRFSVSKGSEMAIDNYEVGEVVTGANGMSQPMSGMSMTHNPTCSPTWVEPSPDGGSLYVACNKGDEILVVNRETWSLERKFPAGRAPYNLGITPDGRVLVASLKGAAQAQFFDAASGEILATVPSSTTLPHGVAISSDSRYAFVSVEGKGAEPGKVDVYDLDSFELVGSAAVGQQAGGIIFWKMEPAG; encoded by the coding sequence ATGAACCTACGTAACATGTTCGCCACCTCCTGTGCGGTTCTCATTGTGGCGTGTGGTGGTTCTTATGGTGGAGCGGGAAGTGCGAATGACGCACCCTCTCCTGGGCAGACCGCCGGTCCGGACGTGGTTTACTACGCGTACGTCGGCGCAGAGTCCGCCGACCTTATCCATCGCATCCGCCTGGGGCCGGAGGGCGTATCCGTCGACCAGACCACACCCGTAGGTGAGATGGCGGTCGAGACTGAGGGGCCGCACGGCCTGAACGTGTCGCCCGACGGCCAATATCTCTATATGACGACGGCGCACGGAGTGCCGGACGGCAAGTTATGGAAGTACGAGGCGGGCGTTGATACGCTCGTGGCCGCCCCGATCCTCCTGGGCAACTTTCCGGCGACGCTCGATCTCACGCCGGATGGGCTCTACGCCTTTATCGTGAACTTCAATCTGCACGGTGAGATGGTCCCCAGCACGATCTCGGTCGTGTACACGCCCGACTTGGTGGAGGTCGATCAGATCGCCACCTGTGTCATGCCTCACGGGCTCCGCATAGCTCCAGACGGCCTCTTCGCCTACTCGAACTGCATGATGGACGACCAGATGGTCGAGATCGACACGCGCACGTTTGAGGTGTCTCGTCGCTTTTCAGTTTCGAAAGGATCTGAGATGGCGATCGACAACTACGAGGTGGGTGAGGTCGTAACGGGGGCGAACGGGATGTCACAGCCTATGAGCGGCATGAGTATGACCCATAACCCCACGTGCTCTCCCACCTGGGTGGAACCCTCCCCGGACGGTGGCTCGCTGTACGTGGCTTGCAACAAGGGTGACGAGATCCTCGTCGTGAATCGTGAGACGTGGTCGCTCGAACGAAAATTCCCAGCAGGTCGAGCGCCCTACAACTTGGGGATTACCCCGGACGGCCGCGTGCTCGTGGCTTCACTGAAAGGTGCGGCGCAAGCTCAGTTCTTCGACGCTGCATCCGGCGAGATCTTAGCGACCGTTCCGTCGAGCACGACTCTCCCACACGGGGTCGCGATCTCCTCAGACTCACGGTACGCCTTCGTGAGCGTCGAAGGTAAGGGCGCCGAGCCGGGTAAGGTCGACGTCTATGACCTGGACAGCTTTGAGTTGGTCGGGTCCGCCGCGGTAGGTCAACAGGCCGGCGGAATCATCTTCTGGAAGATGGAGCCCGCGGGCTAA
- a CDS encoding aminodeoxychorismate/anthranilate synthase component II — translation MLLVIDNYDSFTFNLVQHLGDLGAEPVVVRNDEKSVAELGAMKPARIVVSPGPCTPSEAGVSVEAFRQLGAQGTPMLGVCLGHQSMGEAFGGRTVRASRIMHGKTASIRHEGDGLFRDIPSPFEVARYHSLVTDTAALPEVLVPTAWSTDKADEGEVQSMRHRDLPLWGVQFHPESLFSQYGKQLLQNFLEAT, via the coding sequence ATGCTGCTAGTAATCGACAACTACGATTCGTTCACGTTCAACCTCGTTCAGCACCTCGGAGATCTGGGCGCTGAGCCGGTCGTTGTCCGCAACGATGAGAAGTCTGTGGCCGAGCTGGGAGCGATGAAGCCCGCGAGGATCGTCGTGTCGCCTGGACCGTGCACACCTTCCGAGGCCGGCGTCAGTGTGGAGGCGTTCAGGCAACTAGGAGCGCAGGGCACACCCATGCTCGGGGTTTGTCTTGGGCACCAGTCGATGGGAGAGGCTTTCGGCGGACGCACCGTACGAGCGAGCCGAATCATGCACGGAAAAACAGCTTCGATCCGGCACGAGGGCGACGGGTTATTCCGCGACATCCCCTCGCCTTTCGAGGTTGCCCGTTACCACTCCCTGGTTACCGACACGGCCGCGTTGCCGGAGGTTCTCGTCCCAACCGCCTGGAGCACGGACAAGGCCGACGAGGGAGAAGTCCAATCCATGCGGCATCGGGACCTCCCGCTGTGGGGCGTTCAGTTCCACCCGGAGTCCCTCTTCAGCCAATACGGCAAGCAGCTTCTACAGAATTTCTTGGAGGCGACTTGA